From Polynucleobacter ibericus:
GCATGACCTCAAACTCAAAGCTCTCCTTGAGGGGCTTGTGCTGCTCAAGGAATTCCGCCCACTTCTTCATTGGCATCCGAGCCACGCGAGCCTTAGTCACACAGGCAATACTGTAAGGGGCGGCAGTTTTTAAACGCCAAGCGGCATAACTAGTTTCAATATCTTTTTCGATGGCAAAACGCAAAATCATCTCTTTTGCATCCGCACTGGAAACAATGCGCTTGAGGATTCCATCCAGAACGAAATATTGCTCCATCTGGTGATCACCCTGGTGCAACAGGATTTCGGATTTTTTCAGGTCAGCAATCTCTAAATGGCGCTCTAAATCTGCCATTGCTGCAGGATCTAAGCTTTTTAAGACCGAGTTTTGACTTAACTGCAAACGAATCAGGTTTTTTTCGGGGTGCTTATCTAATGCCGTCATAAATCTTTGCTC
This genomic window contains:
- a CDS encoding Crp/Fnr family transcriptional regulator, which codes for MTALDKHPEKNLIRLQLSQNSVLKSLDPAAMADLERHLEIADLKKSEILLHQGDHQMEQYFVLDGILKRIVSSADAKEMILRFAIEKDIETSYAAWRLKTAAPYSIACVTKARVARMPMKKWAEFLEQHKPLKESFEFEVMRLMSEIMAHTITLHMLDAPGRVERFLRKYEDLFELLPKKELAAYLNLSPETLSRLKTKHKELFV